A stretch of the Blastocatellia bacterium genome encodes the following:
- a CDS encoding type IV pilus twitching motility protein PilT: MAQIDHLFRETLRQGASDLHMVIGRPPMLRVRGDLVPTTFPVLTAKHSRDLIYEILNPEQRDRIENHLDLDFAYELESVARFRANIFFQHRGMGAVFRLIPEKVLTLEQLNMPSVLKKIADMRSGLVLVTGPTGSGKSTTLAAMINYINETREAHILSIEDPIEFVHQNKRALLTQREVGTHTENFNVALKVAGRQDPDIVLVGELRDLETISLALTLSSFGILVFGTLHTNSAMKTVDRIIDVYPPEEQPQIRAMLSDAVRGVIAQQLVQTADKKSRVASVEILVGSPALANIIREGKTNLIVSYMQSGAADGMQTMDQALIKLVQEGRISLENALEKCQDRNLVQSKVKGLN; this comes from the coding sequence ATGGCACAAATAGATCATCTTTTTCGGGAAACATTACGCCAAGGTGCTTCAGACCTGCATATGGTAATTGGACGACCTCCAATGTTAAGAGTACGAGGAGATTTAGTTCCAACCACATTTCCTGTATTAACTGCTAAACATAGCAGAGACTTAATTTATGAGATCTTAAATCCAGAGCAAAGAGATAGAATTGAAAACCATTTGGATTTAGATTTTGCTTATGAGTTAGAATCTGTTGCACGTTTTCGCGCCAATATCTTTTTTCAACATCGCGGCATGGGGGCTGTATTTCGTTTAATTCCAGAAAAAGTTCTAACACTTGAGCAATTAAATATGCCTTCGGTGCTAAAAAAAATAGCTGATATGCGTTCAGGGCTAGTTTTAGTAACCGGGCCAACAGGTAGCGGTAAATCTACTACCTTAGCAGCAATGATCAATTATATTAATGAAACTCGTGAAGCTCATATTCTGTCTATTGAAGACCCTATAGAATTTGTTCATCAAAATAAACGGGCTTTACTTACCCAAAGAGAAGTTGGAACACATACAGAAAACTTTAATGTAGCTTTGAAAGTTGCCGGACGACAAGACCCAGATATTGTGCTAGTAGGGGAATTACGCGATTTAGAAACAATTTCCTTAGCTTTAACACTGTCTTCTTTTGGGATTTTGGTTTTTGGAACCTTGCACACCAATAGTGCTATGAAAACAGTAGATCGAATCATTGATGTCTATCCACCTGAAGAACAACCACAAATTCGGGCTATGCTTTCTGATGCTGTAAGAGGTGTAATAGCTCAACAACTAGTGCAAACAGCAGATAAAAAATCGCGTGTAGCTTCAGTTGAAATCTTAGTTGGTAGTCCTGCCCTAGCAAATATTATTCGAGAAGGAAAAACCAATCTTATAGTTTCTTATATGCAGTCAGGTGCAGCGGATGGGATGCAAACTATGGATCAGGCATTGATTAAACTTGTGCAAGAAGGGCGTATTTCATTAGAAAATGCACTAGAAAAATGTCAAGATCGTAATTTAGTTCAATCTAAAGTTAAAGGATTAAACTAA
- the ybaK gene encoding Cys-tRNA(Pro) deacylase: MKTTAVRILDQLKIDYELREYQVNEDELDAQTVANKINWPAEKVFKTLVARSTRGSVVMACIPATCELNLKSLAQLIKDKKVELVPVKEIQSLTGYIRGGVSPLATKKSYPLYLDISAVSHDKISISAGRRGLQMLLAPKDLQNITKAILAKLTNE; encoded by the coding sequence ATGAAAACTACGGCAGTACGTATCTTAGACCAGTTAAAAATAGATTATGAGTTACGAGAATATCAAGTTAATGAAGATGAACTTGATGCTCAAACTGTAGCAAACAAAATAAATTGGCCGGCAGAAAAGGTTTTTAAGACTTTAGTTGCACGTTCAACTAGGGGTTCCGTAGTAATGGCTTGTATTCCAGCTACTTGCGAGTTAAATTTGAAATCCTTGGCCCAATTAATTAAAGATAAAAAAGTAGAGTTAGTTCCAGTAAAAGAAATACAATCCTTAACAGGTTATATTCGTGGTGGGGTTTCGCCTCTAGCAACAAAAAAAAGCTATCCTTTATACTTAGATATTAGTGCAGTAAGCCACGACAAAATAAGTATTAGTGCTGGACGACGTGGACTACAAATGCTACTGGCACCAAAAGATTTACAAAATATAACTAAAGCAATACTAGCAAAGTTAACTAATGAGTAA
- a CDS encoding FHA domain-containing protein — protein sequence MFVKLKYLNGTHPGSTKEFTQSIIKVGRAPSCDFALYDNTGRHSIASRVHAELRCEDNELFIYDLNSSNGTFVNGERIRKVALKNGDMLTFGPDGLELQVNFLISSKDETEFLASCPLFQDLPWEVLYEITRRGDIKHMPANSYLFRLGETCTTVYVIYSGLVEISTVRDSSGRLTIVGFLASGESLGESLAIIAGKHRTEARVEEAAEIFTLDAEALQELIQTIPAFALKFTSALCHKLAASEGQLQSRHSKRHLQGDLQYFDLATIVQTLNGLRETGVLMLYPKTDNDVGGSGVIGMLPFARIYFESGEARYIKLGSRGGEEGFYQLFQMPLAGTFTFLQQDLPEDMVTTDPIRMPTMNLLLEAHRLQDELESFKNKLPDLTATFRPLVEELNWSEGETGTYANQIWSLILGGSTLCEILGKTDCSNFTAYRLILEMITNNQISDEKLPADMLISTKTIRVMATHREE from the coding sequence ATGTTCGTTAAATTGAAGTATCTCAATGGAACACATCCGGGCAGTACCAAAGAGTTTACCCAATCAATAATAAAAGTTGGGCGCGCTCCTAGCTGTGATTTTGCTCTTTATGATAATACAGGGCGACACTCAATTGCTTCTCGGGTTCATGCAGAATTGCGTTGTGAGGACAACGAACTCTTTATTTATGACCTAAATAGCAGCAATGGAACTTTTGTTAATGGTGAGCGAATTAGAAAAGTAGCATTAAAAAATGGAGATATGCTTACTTTTGGCCCAGATGGGCTAGAACTCCAAGTTAATTTCCTTATTTCCTCTAAAGACGAAACAGAATTTCTTGCTTCTTGTCCTTTATTTCAAGACCTACCTTGGGAAGTGCTTTATGAAATTACCCGGCGTGGTGATATTAAACACATGCCTGCTAATAGCTACCTTTTTAGACTTGGAGAAACTTGTACAACCGTTTATGTAATTTATAGCGGATTAGTAGAAATTTCTACTGTACGGGATTCTAGCGGGCGGCTTACTATTGTAGGGTTTTTAGCTAGTGGTGAGTCACTAGGAGAATCCCTAGCTATAATTGCAGGCAAACATCGTACAGAAGCTAGAGTAGAAGAAGCAGCAGAAATTTTTACATTAGATGCTGAAGCTTTACAAGAATTGATCCAAACTATTCCAGCCTTTGCACTTAAGTTTACTTCTGCCCTATGTCATAAGCTAGCTGCTAGTGAAGGGCAATTACAATCACGACATAGCAAACGACATTTACAAGGCGATTTACAATACTTTGACTTAGCTACTATTGTTCAAACTCTTAATGGGCTGCGTGAAACAGGTGTTTTAATGCTTTATCCAAAAACAGATAATGATGTTGGTGGTAGTGGAGTAATAGGAATGCTACCATTTGCAAGAATATATTTTGAAAGCGGAGAAGCACGCTATATAAAATTAGGTTCACGTGGTGGGGAAGAAGGGTTTTATCAGCTTTTCCAAATGCCTTTAGCTGGAACATTTACCTTCCTTCAACAAGATTTACCAGAAGATATGGTTACTACTGATCCTATTCGTATGCCAACTATGAACTTGCTTTTAGAAGCTCACCGCTTACAAGATGAGCTAGAAAGTTTTAAGAACAAACTTCCAGATCTTACTGCTACTTTTCGACCTCTAGTAGAAGAGCTAAATTGGTCAGAAGGAGAAACTGGCACCTATGCCAATCAAATTTGGTCATTAATTTTAGGCGGTTCAACACTTTGTGAAATTCTAGGAAAAACTGATTGTAGTAATTTTACTGCTTATAGACTTATATTAGAAATGATTACTAATAATCAAATTAGTGATGAAAAATTACCTGCTGATATGTTGATTTCTACTAAAACTATTAGAGTAATGGCTACTCACAGAGAAGAATAA
- a CDS encoding VWA domain-containing protein, translated as MKKLLLLSLFLLLSPVNTAFSQSPDVAINNEEDEDAVIKITTVNIALPVTVFDEKGKFVPDLKRDNFRVLENNDQQQIIEFHSQSNLPLNVAVLMDTSTSIRNKLEFERIAIKQFLASVLKTEKDRIAFVTFDTKVEVRNDFTNNLSEISQTLDQIKVANGQTSLYDAVHKICRENMSRTSSRRRVLVIITDGADTNSKHTLAQTISIAQRTQTTIYALSTKGGSVFRVEGTPYYNLDDIELKRLCRDTGGEVFSLITQKL; from the coding sequence ATGAAAAAATTACTCTTATTATCTTTATTTTTATTATTAAGCCCTGTCAATACTGCCTTTAGCCAATCACCTGATGTAGCTATTAATAATGAAGAAGACGAAGACGCAGTAATTAAAATTACTACTGTAAATATTGCTTTACCTGTAACTGTTTTTGATGAAAAAGGCAAGTTTGTTCCAGACTTAAAAAGAGATAATTTCCGAGTTTTAGAAAATAATGACCAACAACAAATCATAGAATTTCACTCACAATCAAATCTGCCCCTAAATGTTGCTGTTTTAATGGATACTTCTACTAGTATTCGTAATAAATTAGAGTTTGAAAGAATTGCTATTAAACAATTTCTTGCCTCTGTACTAAAAACAGAAAAAGACCGTATTGCTTTTGTTACTTTTGATACTAAAGTAGAAGTGCGCAATGACTTTACTAATAATTTGTCAGAAATTTCCCAAACGCTAGATCAAATTAAAGTTGCAAATGGACAAACCAGTCTTTATGATGCTGTTCATAAGATTTGTCGGGAAAATATGTCTCGTACTAGTTCCCGAAGACGAGTACTAGTAATTATTACTGATGGAGCAGACACTAATAGCAAACACACCTTAGCGCAAACTATTTCAATTGCCCAACGCACACAAACAACAATTTATGCTTTAAGCACTAAAGGCGGGTCAGTATTTCGAGTTGAAGGAACGCCTTATTATAATTTAGACGATATAGAACTTAAAAGGCTCTGTCGTGATACTGGAGGAGAGGTTTTTTCCCTGATAACACAGAAGCTTTAA
- a CDS encoding RluA family pseudouridine synthase gives MLAEIVNLTVVNEDIGQRLDQYLALNLPFSRTQLHRQISNVDVLVNGKATKASYRIRENDEIEVELPLPPVTEIIPEPMELNIVYEDSELLVLNKPAGLVVHPAAGIERGTLANGLVAYLNTTNHSGVALRPGIVHRLDRDTSGLMVVAKTDSCHQHLTEQFATRKVKKEYIALVYGQMKAKTEIIDLPIGRHPNQRTKMTVLPQRGRPAWSCYKVVKQWSDFALLNVEIKTGRTHQIRVHLAHIKHAVVGDEVYGSGRINQLKNNKLVATINNLNRHFLHAAKLAFTHPITKEYQEFSCPLPEELTKFLSIIDIDKVQSFA, from the coding sequence ATTTTAGCTGAAATCGTAAATTTAACTGTTGTAAATGAAGATATTGGTCAACGTCTTGACCAATATTTAGCCTTAAACCTTCCCTTTAGTCGTACACAATTACACCGTCAAATTAGCAATGTAGATGTACTAGTAAATGGTAAAGCTACTAAAGCTAGTTATCGAATTAGAGAAAATGATGAAATAGAAGTAGAACTGCCCCTGCCCCCGGTTACAGAAATAATTCCAGAACCAATGGAGTTAAATATTGTTTATGAAGATAGTGAATTACTTGTATTAAACAAGCCTGCGGGTTTAGTTGTACATCCAGCAGCAGGCATTGAGCGCGGAACATTAGCTAATGGGCTTGTAGCTTATCTTAATACTACTAATCATAGTGGAGTAGCCTTAAGACCTGGCATAGTTCATCGTTTAGATCGCGATACTTCTGGGCTGATGGTAGTAGCAAAAACCGATAGTTGCCATCAACATTTAACTGAGCAGTTTGCTACACGAAAAGTAAAAAAAGAATATATAGCTTTAGTTTATGGTCAAATGAAAGCTAAAACAGAAATAATTGATCTTCCAATTGGACGACATCCAAACCAACGAACTAAAATGACGGTTTTACCTCAAAGGGGACGGCCTGCCTGGTCTTGCTACAAAGTAGTTAAACAATGGTCAGACTTTGCGCTATTAAATGTAGAAATAAAAACAGGCCGGACACATCAAATTCGAGTACACTTAGCACATATTAAACATGCTGTTGTAGGAGATGAGGTTTATGGCTCAGGTCGTATTAACCAACTAAAAAATAATAAATTAGTAGCAACTATCAATAACTTAAATAGACATTTTCTCCATGCAGCTAAATTAGCTTTTACTCATCCTATAACAAAAGAATATCAAGAATTTTCTTGCCCACTGCCAGAAGAATTAACAAAATTTCTATCTATTATTGACATTGACAAGGTGCAAAGTTTCGCCTAA
- a CDS encoding DUF3592 domain-containing protein, protein MFPLREFLARPIGVIALVLWILGIVFSITGAILATVFYPPQIGLMFLRVGLVITTISLILAVTRLASLKKKKKLLAIGTSSTAKITKIIQDKSVRVNRKHPWLVSYSYTVNNTNYQTTETVFDLAENYKEGLTIDIVYNPKNVNESTIKPSK, encoded by the coding sequence ATGTTTCCTCTGCGCGAATTTTTAGCGCGACCTATTGGAGTTATTGCTTTAGTATTATGGATATTAGGAATAGTATTTTCTATTACTGGAGCTATTTTAGCTACAGTTTTTTATCCCCCACAAATTGGGCTTATGTTTCTTCGTGTTGGACTAGTAATAACTACTATATCACTAATTTTAGCTGTTACTAGATTGGCTAGCCTTAAAAAGAAGAAAAAATTGTTGGCAATTGGCACTAGTTCAACTGCAAAGATTACCAAAATCATTCAAGACAAAAGTGTTAGGGTAAATCGCAAGCATCCTTGGCTAGTTTCTTATAGTTACACAGTTAACAACACAAACTATCAAACAACTGAAACTGTTTTTGACTTAGCAGAAAATTACAAAGAAGGATTAACAATAGATATTGTTTATAATCCTAAAAACGTTAATGAAAGCACAATTAAACCTAGTAAATAA
- a CDS encoding prolipoprotein diacylglyceryl transferase, whose product MFPELFRIPGLDFAINTYGVLLALSFLGGLWLAATLGAREGYDRNKIYDIGLYMLLAELVGSKLLLVITEWHVFVQDPGLLLRIDFLRSGGVFYGGFLGSFTASFLLARRYKIPWWSLADICAPGIALGQFSGRLGCFSAGCCWGKPTDYWIGVKFTQRAHELTGVPIEVHLHPVQLYESITMFFVTIFLLYLLKYRKFRGQVILSYLSIYAVARFTIEFFRDDPRGGLLSLSTSQLIAGTIFPIAIILFIYKYWQWKKSGQLPITPTEPIGEKP is encoded by the coding sequence GTGTTTCCTGAACTTTTTCGTATTCCTGGCCTTGATTTTGCGATAAACACCTATGGAGTGTTGCTAGCATTATCATTTTTAGGTGGACTTTGGCTTGCAGCAACACTTGGAGCGCGTGAGGGCTATGACCGCAATAAAATTTATGATATTGGCCTTTATATGCTCTTAGCAGAGCTTGTTGGTTCAAAGCTTTTACTAGTTATTACAGAATGGCATGTTTTTGTTCAAGACCCAGGATTACTTCTAAGAATAGATTTCTTGCGCTCAGGAGGCGTTTTTTATGGTGGGTTTCTAGGGTCTTTTACTGCAAGTTTCCTTTTAGCACGTCGCTATAAAATTCCATGGTGGAGTTTAGCAGATATTTGCGCACCTGGCATTGCACTTGGTCAATTTTCTGGGCGGTTGGGTTGTTTTTCTGCTGGCTGTTGTTGGGGTAAACCTACTGATTATTGGATTGGAGTTAAATTTACTCAACGAGCGCATGAGCTTACTGGAGTACCAATTGAAGTGCATTTGCACCCTGTTCAACTTTATGAATCAATAACAATGTTTTTTGTTACTATATTTTTACTTTATTTATTAAAGTATCGTAAATTCCGAGGTCAAGTAATTCTTAGTTATTTATCTATTTATGCAGTAGCAAGATTTACTATTGAATTTTTCCGAGATGATCCTAGAGGTGGACTACTTAGTCTATCAACTTCCCAGCTAATTGCAGGTACAATTTTTCCTATTGCAATTATTCTTTTTATTTATAAATACTGGCAATGGAAAAAATCAGGCCAATTACCAATTACCCCAACTGAACCCATAGGAGAAAAACCATAA
- the lspA gene encoding signal peptidase II, with amino-acid sequence MKQILKYLPLSLLVISLDQITKYWAYNNLRSKPDVHVIDNLFKLSYTENAGIAFGILSETNGNWKVWLLSAISFIAISLVIYFVSTSPSNKRLFLISLMLVLGGIVGNLLDRLHLQVVIDFIEVYLGDYHWPTFNIADVAICAGAFLLSVDILLETKETLPQSNEVKQ; translated from the coding sequence TTGAAACAAATACTTAAGTATTTACCTTTGTCTCTACTAGTAATTTCGCTTGATCAAATAACTAAGTATTGGGCTTACAATAATTTACGTTCTAAGCCTGATGTGCATGTAATAGACAACCTTTTTAAGCTAAGTTATACAGAAAACGCTGGGATTGCCTTTGGAATACTTTCTGAAACCAACGGCAATTGGAAAGTTTGGCTATTATCTGCTATCTCATTTATTGCTATTAGTTTAGTAATTTATTTTGTTAGTACATCACCTAGCAATAAACGACTATTTTTAATATCACTAATGCTTGTTTTAGGTGGCATAGTTGGTAATTTATTGGATCGCCTTCATTTACAAGTGGTTATAGACTTTATAGAAGTTTATTTAGGTGATTATCATTGGCCCACATTTAATATTGCTGATGTAGCAATTTGTGCTGGAGCATTTTTACTTAGTGTTGATATACTACTAGAAACTAAAGAAACTTTACCTCAGTCAAATGAAGTAAAACAATAG